Proteins encoded within one genomic window of Ailuropoda melanoleuca isolate Jingjing chromosome 16, ASM200744v2, whole genome shotgun sequence:
- the CHST1 gene encoding carbohydrate sulfotransferase 1 has protein sequence MQCSWKAVLLLALASIAIQYTAIRTFTAKSFHTCPGLAEAGLAERLCEEGPTFAYNLSRKTHILILATTRSGSSFVGQLFNQHLDVFYLFEPLYHVQNTLIPRFTQGKSPADRRVMLGASRDLLRSLYDCDLYFLENYIKPPPINHTTDRIFRRGASRVLCSRPVCDPPGSPDLVLEEGDCVRKCGLLNLTVAAEACRERSHVAIKTVRVPEVNDLRALVEDPRLNLKVIQLVRDPRGILASRSETFRDTYRLWRLWYGTGRKPYNLDVTQLTTVCEDFSNSVSTGLMRPPWLKGKYMLVRYEDLARNPMKKTEEIYGFLGIPLDSHVARWIQNNTRGDPTLGKHKYGTVRNSAATAEKWRFRLSYDIVAFAQNACQRVLTQLGYKMATSEEELKNPSISLVEERDFRPFS, from the coding sequence ATGCAATGTTCCTGGAAGGCCGTCCTCCTCCTTGCCCTGGCCTCCATCGCCATTCAGTACACGGCCATCCGCACCTTCACCGCCAAGTCCTTCCACACCTGCCCGGGGCTGGCGGAGGCGGGGCTGGCCGAGCGGCTCTGCGAGGAGGGCCCCACCTTCGCCTACAACCTCTCCCGCAAGACCCACATCCTCATCCTGGCCACCACGCGCAGCGGCTCCTCCTTCGTGGGCCAGCTCTTCAACCAGCACCTGGACGTCTTCTACCTGTTCGAGCCCCTCTACCACGTCCAGAACACGCTCATCCCCCGCTTTACCCAGGGCAAGAGCCCTGCGGACCGGCGGGTCATGCTGGGGGCCAGCCGGGACCTCCTGAGGAGCCTCTATGACTGTGACCTCTATTTCCTGGAGAACTACATCAAGCCGCCGCCCATCAACCACACCACCGACAGGATCTTCCGCCGCGGGGCCAGCAGGGTGCTGTGCTCCCGCCCCGTGTGCGACCCGCCGGGCTCCCCCGACCtggtgctggaggagggggacTGCGTGCGCAAGTGCGGCCTGTTGAATTTGACGGTGGCCGCCGAGGCCTGTCGCGAGCGCAGCCACGTGGCCATCAAGACGGTGCGGGTGCCCGAGGTTAACGACCTTCGGGCCCTGGTGGAAGACCCCCGGTTAAACCTCAAGGTCATCCAGCTGGTCCGAGACCCGCGTGGCATCCTGGCCTCCCGCAGCGAGACGTTCCGCGACACGTACCGACTCTGGCGGCTCTGGTACGGCACGGGGAGGAAGCCCTACAACCTGGACGTGACGCAGCTGACGACGGTGTGCGAGGACTTCTCCAACTCCGTGTCCACCGGCCTCATGCGGCCTCCGTGGCTCAAGGGCAAGTACATGTTGGTGCGCTACGAGGACCTGGCCAGGAACCCCATGAAGAAGACCGAGGAGATCTACGGCTTCCTGGGGATCCCCCTGGACAGCCACGTGGCCCGCTGGATCCAGAACAACACGCGGGGTGACCCCACCTTGGGCAAGCACAAATACGGCACGGTGCGAAACTCGGCGGCCACGGCCGAGAAGTGGCGCTTCCGCCTCTCCTACGATATCGTGGCCTTCGCCCAGAACGCGTGCCAGCGGGTGCTGACGCAGCTGGGCTATAAGATGGCCACGTCGGAGGAGGAGCTCAAGAACCCCTCCATCAGTCTGGTGGAGGAGCGGGACTTCCGCCCTTTCTCGTGA